Proteins found in one Sphingobium sp. V4 genomic segment:
- a CDS encoding NAD(P)H-dependent oxidoreductase: MARKQPLIVGIGGTLAQNSSTARLLKHALDKCEEAGAQTRLFTANALELPFYAPGRELASSAASTLVAAMREADAIILSSPGYHGSISGLIKNALDYTEEMAEDSRPYFDGLPVGLIAAGSGWQGANTTVAALRSIVHALRGWPTPLAIALNSRQPLFDAEGQLVATQVDEQIRAMAGQITHFLERARPPVAA; encoded by the coding sequence CATAGGTGGTACGCTGGCGCAGAACAGTTCGACGGCGAGACTGCTCAAGCATGCCTTGGACAAATGCGAAGAGGCGGGAGCGCAGACTCGCCTTTTCACCGCCAATGCGCTCGAGCTTCCTTTCTACGCGCCAGGCAGGGAACTGGCGAGTTCGGCGGCCTCTACTTTGGTCGCAGCTATGCGCGAGGCCGATGCGATCATCCTGTCCTCGCCCGGCTATCATGGCTCGATATCGGGCCTTATCAAGAACGCGCTCGATTACACCGAAGAGATGGCGGAGGATTCCCGCCCCTATTTCGATGGTTTGCCGGTGGGCCTGATCGCCGCCGGGTCGGGTTGGCAGGGCGCCAACACGACGGTCGCCGCCTTGCGCTCGATCGTCCATGCTCTTCGCGGCTGGCCGACGCCCCTGGCGATCGCGCTCAATTCGCGCCAACCCTTGTTCGACGCCGAAGGCCAGTTGGTGGCGACCCAGGTGGACGAGCAGATTCGCGCCATGGCCGGCCAGATCACGCATTTTCTGGAACGCGCGCGGCCTCCGGTGGCGGCCTGA
- a CDS encoding TonB-dependent receptor, whose translation MKGRFKSGISPMVLAAGLAVAPAVALAQQTAAGSATGSQGSASAATDGAGTQTSEGLADIVVTASKISANVQKLPVAISTIDGSDLVRRGVSQAQDVSKLVPGLQVEANAGGAASIYIRGIGSRVLTANADPAVAFSVDGVYFSRASGLNSGFFDIARVEVVKGPQGTLYGRNATGGAMNIITNKPKLGVRSLEGSLEVGNYDSIRTAQAVNLPLTDNLAIRLAGQVVHRDGYLSDGYNDEVSQAGRVSLAWEPSSTIKVYLSGDYAHQGGKGSAFTPTGPKAAKGLATRFVDPSNPWLGPSDPKVTAALQAAAPASAIPVPLPGTYCAGLPYPVGQAQPVAGTPAILTCSYPFGASAVGSDGRLDNEFGGANLTVDADVGFGTLSAIGGYRKTKVDSVGYATLTRQSQYQDVDQYTGELRLASNGAGPLRWIVGGYYSYEKQFSTLYVPTGNLALSNPLPASGSPLPGTVCAGPLDPDGPGPQPAVSSLCLAQASIIQNAILISQPALVDENYAAFGQATYSLLDSLRLTAGIRYTHERKQSDGGIIQSYYTAPAGLVTSFPSEGRVSFNNTSYRLGVEYDIAPRAMFYAQFATGFHAGGFNLGVEEGPNLYPYKPETVKSYTVGLKTRLFANRLQFNIEGFWVDYDDYQTQRLGRINDGSVACSQLAILPSCPLTVRTENAAAARSRGIEADILLQVGTNGTLSANILYNDAYFRKFLLADTFTGAITDYGGVSLPAASKWTVSAGYQHRFPLANGGTVVAEARTQFKNDTWMWYIHDAGNFQKAYTRTDLTLGYEAPDNRWNISAFVRNLEDKATLQQGTPPDAQTSLTLNTLNAPRTYGVNLAYRF comes from the coding sequence ATGAAGGGACGTTTCAAATCCGGCATTTCGCCGATGGTGCTGGCTGCAGGACTAGCGGTAGCGCCTGCTGTAGCCTTGGCCCAGCAGACCGCGGCCGGTTCCGCTACAGGATCGCAAGGCAGTGCATCCGCTGCGACTGATGGCGCAGGCACGCAAACGAGCGAGGGCCTCGCTGACATTGTGGTGACCGCCAGCAAGATCTCGGCGAACGTGCAGAAACTGCCGGTCGCGATCTCGACCATCGATGGCAGCGACCTCGTGAGGCGTGGCGTCAGCCAGGCCCAGGACGTCTCCAAGCTCGTGCCGGGGCTCCAGGTCGAGGCGAATGCCGGAGGCGCGGCATCGATCTACATCCGTGGCATCGGATCACGGGTCCTTACCGCCAACGCCGACCCCGCCGTCGCCTTCAGCGTCGATGGCGTCTATTTCTCCCGCGCATCCGGCCTCAATTCCGGCTTCTTTGACATCGCGCGCGTCGAGGTGGTCAAGGGGCCGCAGGGCACGCTCTATGGGCGCAATGCGACGGGCGGCGCGATGAATATCATCACCAACAAGCCCAAGCTCGGCGTGCGCAGCCTCGAAGGCAGCCTCGAAGTGGGCAACTATGACAGCATTCGCACCGCGCAGGCGGTGAACCTGCCGCTGACGGACAACCTTGCGATCCGGCTGGCGGGACAGGTGGTGCATCGCGATGGCTATCTGAGCGACGGTTATAATGACGAGGTCAGTCAGGCCGGTCGCGTGAGCCTGGCATGGGAGCCATCGTCTACGATCAAGGTCTATCTGTCGGGCGACTATGCCCATCAGGGCGGCAAGGGTAGCGCGTTCACGCCCACCGGGCCGAAAGCCGCCAAGGGGCTCGCAACCCGCTTCGTCGATCCATCCAATCCGTGGCTGGGCCCAAGCGATCCCAAGGTTACGGCCGCCTTGCAGGCGGCGGCACCGGCCAGCGCCATTCCTGTGCCCCTGCCAGGGACCTACTGCGCGGGTCTGCCTTATCCCGTGGGCCAGGCCCAGCCGGTTGCCGGGACGCCGGCCATCCTGACCTGCTCCTATCCATTCGGCGCGTCAGCGGTCGGCAGCGATGGCCGGCTCGACAACGAGTTCGGCGGGGCGAACCTGACCGTGGACGCTGACGTGGGCTTCGGGACGCTGTCCGCGATCGGAGGCTATCGCAAGACCAAGGTCGATTCCGTTGGCTATGCGACGCTGACCCGTCAGTCCCAGTATCAGGACGTGGACCAATATACGGGGGAATTGCGGCTTGCCTCGAATGGCGCCGGGCCGCTGCGATGGATCGTTGGGGGATATTATTCCTACGAAAAGCAGTTCTCGACGCTTTACGTGCCCACCGGCAACCTAGCCTTGTCCAACCCGCTGCCTGCATCCGGGTCACCTTTGCCTGGAACCGTGTGCGCCGGCCCCCTTGACCCCGATGGCCCTGGTCCGCAGCCTGCGGTCTCCAGCCTCTGCCTGGCGCAGGCATCGATCATCCAGAACGCAATCCTGATCTCCCAGCCCGCCCTCGTCGACGAAAATTACGCGGCCTTCGGCCAGGCGACCTATTCCCTGCTGGATAGCCTGCGCCTGACGGCAGGAATCCGCTACACGCATGAGCGCAAGCAATCGGATGGCGGCATCATCCAGTCCTACTACACCGCGCCGGCAGGGCTCGTGACCAGCTTCCCAAGCGAAGGGCGGGTCAGCTTCAACAATACGAGCTACCGCCTCGGCGTCGAATACGACATCGCGCCGCGCGCGATGTTCTACGCGCAGTTCGCGACGGGCTTCCACGCGGGTGGCTTCAACCTTGGCGTCGAGGAAGGGCCCAACCTCTATCCCTACAAGCCTGAAACGGTGAAAAGCTATACCGTGGGCCTGAAGACGCGGCTGTTCGCTAACCGCCTGCAGTTCAACATCGAGGGCTTCTGGGTGGATTATGACGACTACCAGACCCAGCGCCTCGGGCGCATCAACGACGGTTCGGTCGCCTGCAGCCAGTTGGCGATCCTGCCTTCCTGTCCGCTGACGGTCCGGACCGAGAACGCCGCTGCCGCGCGCAGCCGTGGCATCGAGGCGGACATTCTACTCCAGGTCGGCACCAACGGCACGCTCAGCGCGAACATCCTCTACAACGACGCCTATTTCCGTAAATTCCTGCTTGCCGACACCTTCACCGGGGCGATCACCGACTATGGCGGCGTATCGCTGCCGGCTGCCTCCAAATGGACGGTCTCGGCCGGTTACCAGCATCGCTTCCCGCTGGCGAACGGCGGGACCGTGGTGGCCGAAGCGCGCACGCAGTTCAAGAACGACACCTGGATGTGGTATATCCACGATGCCGGCAACTTCCAGAAGGCCTATACCCGCACCGACCTGACCCTGGGCTATGAAGCGCCTGACAACCGCTGGAACATCAGCGCCTTCGTGCGCAATCTCGAAGACAAGGCCACCCTGCAGCAGGGCACGCCGCCCGACGCGCAGACCAGCCTCACGCTCAACACGCTCAACGCGCCGCGTACCTATGGCGTCAACCTTGCCTACCGGTTCTAG
- a CDS encoding MFS transporter — protein MNASSPADLATPPGNRLEVEPTRTGIYAWYVLMLLVLVHSFNAVDRAIISILVEPIRLEFGFSDGQIGLLAGLGFAIFYALFGVPVARLADRTNRRNILAVGVALWSGMTALTGYATGFATMLAARIGVGVGEATCYPTAYPLIGDYFSPARRPKAFALFQAGAFIGIVLGAVIAGKVAEAHGWRAAFHIIGLPGLVLAVIVWLTVREPVRGASEVAPPLPSTTTGLLGAFRELFAQRDFVMVVFTATALSSTQAIAASWGSALLMRLYHVSQGDVGLIAGPVVGLGGVAGTVLGGLAASYLTRRQGTLRAGLLVPICTDLFAPIALVLFCFGPTLPFVLVGGGLGAFLVAAHTGPVIAVAIGLVGPQNRGVASSFLVLGQTLIGFGFGPTLVGLLSDALAPRLGLDALRYAMLAAPAFVVLGWIGLVLAYRRIGDRPAEARA, from the coding sequence ATGAACGCTTCAAGCCCCGCCGACCTTGCCACGCCTCCAGGCAACCGCCTGGAGGTCGAACCGACCCGAACAGGCATCTATGCCTGGTACGTCCTCATGCTTCTCGTTCTCGTCCACAGCTTCAATGCGGTGGACCGGGCCATCATCAGTATCCTGGTCGAGCCGATCAGGCTCGAATTCGGCTTCTCGGACGGCCAGATCGGCCTGCTCGCGGGGCTCGGCTTTGCCATCTTCTATGCCCTGTTCGGCGTTCCGGTCGCGCGCCTCGCGGACCGGACCAACCGTCGCAACATCCTGGCCGTGGGCGTCGCGCTCTGGTCAGGCATGACCGCCCTGACGGGCTATGCGACCGGCTTTGCCACCATGCTCGCCGCCCGCATCGGTGTCGGCGTCGGAGAGGCGACCTGCTATCCGACCGCTTATCCGCTGATCGGCGACTATTTCTCTCCGGCGAGGCGCCCCAAGGCTTTCGCGCTGTTCCAGGCGGGCGCGTTCATCGGCATCGTGCTCGGCGCGGTGATCGCGGGCAAGGTCGCCGAGGCGCACGGCTGGCGCGCCGCTTTCCACATCATTGGCCTGCCTGGCCTCGTCCTGGCTGTGATCGTCTGGCTGACGGTGCGCGAGCCTGTTCGCGGTGCCTCTGAAGTCGCGCCGCCGCTTCCATCCACCACGACCGGCCTGCTCGGCGCATTCCGTGAACTTTTTGCCCAGCGCGACTTCGTAATGGTCGTCTTCACCGCGACGGCGCTCTCCTCCACGCAGGCGATCGCCGCGAGCTGGGGCTCGGCCCTGCTCATGCGCCTTTACCATGTGAGCCAAGGGGACGTCGGATTGATTGCTGGTCCGGTGGTAGGCCTTGGCGGCGTGGCCGGTACGGTGCTGGGCGGTCTCGCCGCCAGCTACCTGACGCGCCGGCAAGGCACTTTGCGCGCTGGTCTCCTCGTGCCGATCTGTACCGACCTGTTCGCACCGATCGCGCTTGTGCTGTTCTGCTTTGGCCCGACCTTGCCATTCGTGCTCGTGGGGGGCGGCCTTGGAGCATTTCTTGTCGCTGCCCATACGGGGCCGGTCATCGCCGTGGCCATCGGTCTCGTCGGGCCCCAGAACCGGGGCGTCGCGTCATCCTTCCTTGTCCTGGGCCAGACCCTCATCGGATTCGGCTTCGGGCCGACGCTGGTCGGGCTGCTCAGCGATGCCCTGGCGCCCAGGCTGGGCCTCGACGCGCTTCGCTACGCCATGCTCGCGGCCCCAGCCTTCGTGGTCCTTGGCTGGATCGGCCTGGTGCTCGCATATCGCCGCATCGGCGACCGTCCGGCCGAAGCACGCGCCTAG
- a CDS encoding LysR substrate-binding domain-containing protein — protein MPALRGTTDARPDMKRFNFNLFFALDAILHARTLTEAANNLHVTQPAMSVSLKKLRAYFEDELVVYSATETRYTELAIALRPRIRATLQSARDALGLSLDFDPLTDGRTLTVTAPDIVEYVFLNEVFGAVQREAPHLSLVSKPFSYEPVDLLFREPLDVAIVSEAFSLPDYPSMELFSDELCCLIWEGNSKVGETMTEAEYFSLRHAAIEHTPNAMRHPVGAALHHLHGRRDIAVKTGAYSTLPRLVVGGDLVITTLRRFADMCASTMPLRVVPCPVETPRLTFVAQWQSYRDREPIILWLVELMKRVSMQMAPASVPEPGLAA, from the coding sequence GTGCCGGCGCTCCGCGGGACGACGGACGCAAGGCCTGACATGAAACGGTTCAACTTCAATCTGTTCTTCGCGCTCGACGCGATCCTCCATGCACGGACGTTGACCGAGGCGGCCAACAACCTGCACGTCACGCAGCCGGCGATGAGCGTGTCCCTCAAGAAGCTGCGCGCCTATTTCGAGGATGAGCTGGTCGTCTACTCTGCGACCGAGACCCGCTACACGGAACTTGCGATCGCGCTGCGGCCACGGATCCGCGCCACGCTGCAATCCGCACGCGACGCCCTCGGCCTCTCACTGGACTTCGATCCGCTCACCGATGGGCGGACGTTGACCGTGACGGCGCCCGACATCGTCGAATATGTCTTCCTGAACGAGGTGTTCGGGGCCGTTCAGCGCGAGGCGCCGCATCTCTCCCTGGTATCGAAGCCATTTTCCTACGAGCCGGTCGACCTCCTGTTTCGTGAACCGCTGGACGTCGCCATCGTCTCGGAGGCCTTCTCCTTGCCTGACTATCCTTCCATGGAGCTGTTCAGCGACGAACTGTGCTGTCTCATATGGGAGGGCAACAGCAAGGTCGGCGAGACGATGACGGAAGCTGAGTATTTCAGCCTGCGGCACGCCGCCATCGAGCATACGCCCAATGCGATGCGGCATCCCGTGGGAGCGGCCCTGCACCACCTGCACGGCCGGCGGGACATCGCAGTCAAGACGGGCGCCTATTCGACGCTCCCCCGCCTCGTGGTGGGAGGAGACCTCGTCATCACCACGCTGCGTCGCTTCGCGGACATGTGCGCCAGCACGATGCCGCTGCGCGTCGTGCCCTGTCCGGTCGAAACGCCTCGCCTGACCTTCGTCGCGCAATGGCAGTCCTACCGGGATCGGGAGCCTATCATCCTTTGGCTCGTCGAATTGATGAAGCGGGTTTCCATGCAAATGGCCCCGGCATCCGTTCCGGAGCCGGGGCTAGCAGCCTGA
- a CDS encoding amidohydrolase family protein: MRIDVHAHYYPERYTDRLVDLGLNQARGAGQSPDLSSRLKAMDDTCTEVQILSSAALDTQVRNVEGAVEAARLVNDLYAETSQQHGGRFRAFGWVPLPYVDEAISEMQRCLDQLGFAGICFPTLFHERPLDDKAFDPFWGEMNRRKAKAYVHPVGSHSMCHHGMGDFGLHTAIGSMAQVQMAAQRIVYSGLSARYPDIEFIFAVCGGYLPYTWERIRRNLDRALTLSAKDAVGGGFFSWIKDTPITIDDPMKPFRRFWYDTSVQDIPEAMKCVKSSYGVDRLLLGSDEIFASLVEVVSYIETNPYLTAEEKRMILDENAQKLFRF, translated from the coding sequence GTGCGCATCGACGTCCACGCTCATTACTATCCGGAGCGCTACACCGACCGGCTGGTCGATCTCGGCCTCAACCAGGCCCGCGGGGCCGGCCAGTCCCCGGACCTGTCTTCCCGTCTCAAGGCGATGGATGACACCTGTACCGAGGTGCAGATCCTCTCGTCCGCCGCGCTCGACACGCAGGTTCGCAATGTCGAAGGGGCGGTGGAGGCCGCCCGGCTCGTCAACGACCTCTATGCCGAGACCAGCCAGCAGCATGGCGGGCGCTTCCGTGCCTTCGGCTGGGTACCGCTGCCCTATGTCGACGAGGCCATCAGTGAGATGCAGCGCTGCCTCGACCAACTCGGTTTCGCCGGCATCTGCTTCCCGACGCTCTTCCACGAGCGGCCGCTCGACGACAAGGCGTTCGACCCCTTCTGGGGGGAGATGAACCGCCGCAAGGCCAAGGCCTACGTGCATCCGGTGGGCAGCCACAGCATGTGCCATCATGGCATGGGTGACTTCGGCCTCCACACCGCGATCGGCTCGATGGCGCAGGTGCAGATGGCCGCCCAGCGCATCGTCTATTCGGGTCTCAGCGCCCGCTATCCCGACATCGAGTTCATCTTTGCGGTTTGCGGGGGCTACCTGCCCTATACCTGGGAGCGCATCCGCCGAAATCTCGACCGTGCCCTGACGCTGAGCGCCAAGGATGCGGTGGGCGGTGGCTTCTTTTCCTGGATCAAGGACACGCCGATCACCATCGACGATCCGATGAAGCCGTTCCGACGCTTCTGGTACGATACCAGCGTCCAGGACATTCCCGAGGCCATGAAATGCGTGAAGAGCAGCTACGGCGTGGATCGCCTGCTGCTGGGCTCGGACGAGATCTTCGCCAGCCTCGTCGAGGTGGTCAGTTACATCGAGACCAACCCTTATCTCACCGCCGAGGAGAAGCGGATGATCCTC